A single region of the Silene latifolia isolate original U9 population chromosome 8, ASM4854445v1, whole genome shotgun sequence genome encodes:
- the LOC141597268 gene encoding uncharacterized protein LOC141597268, which yields MSATMESIDLFLISASRACVSPLAIFIQIQGCLICLILAFGWACAAYVRNREIKQMKKEMRHGNSLSFLYHDVNELEHSKQVNLPRVTVVMPLKGFGEHNLHNWRSQITSLYGGPVEFLFVLESAEDPAYRAVSRLLQEFQDTLDAKVIIAGYSTTCSQKIHNQLIGAEKMHKDSKYILFLDDDVRLHPGTIGALTAEMEKNPEIFIQTGYPLDLPSGSLGSYCIYEYHMPCSMGFATGGKTFFLWGGCMMMHADDFRNDNYNVVSGLRDGGYSDDMTLAAIAGAHKKLITSPPVAVFPHPLASDLNFSRYWNYLRKQTFVLESYVSKVNWIMNRALFSVHCYLSWGFVAPYVMAVIHVTAALRICFTGQKEALNSSGLLLVGCLVTCTTIELLSMWNLTRIEVHLCNMLSPEAPPLSLATYNWCLVFVAMLVDNFLYTISAFRSHFSLSINWSGIRYYLRNGKIYKIDRGKDIGPKYTDLGGKNLYGKKGSPPQTSLISSLARMIDQWRQPKKYDL from the exons GGATGTTTGATATGTCTAATTCTAGCTTTTGGGTGGGCTTGTGCGGCATATGTAAG AAATCGGGAGATCAAACAAATGAAGAAGGAGATGAGACACGGCAATAGCTTGTCTTTCCTCTACCATGACGTTAATGAACTTGAACACTCTAAGCAGGTCAATCTGCCAAGAGTGACCGTTGTTATGCCTCTGAAGGGATTCGGAGAACACAACCTGCATAACTGGAGGAGTCAG ATTACATCACTTTATGGTGGTCCTGTAGAGTTTCTTTTTGTCTTGGAAAGTGCAGAAGATCCAGCGTACCGTGCTGTATCTAGGCTCTTACAAGAATTTCAG GATACACTCGATGCTAAGGTCATTATAGCAGGCTATTCAACTACCTGTAGCCAGAAGATTCACAATCAACTG ATTGGAGCAGAAAAAATGCATAAAGATAGCAAGTATATACTCTTCCTTGATGATGATGTTAGACTTCACCCAGGAACAATAGGCGCTCTCACAGCTGAAATGGAAAAAAATCCCGAG ATATTTATTCAAACTGGGTACCCACTTGATTTACCTTCTGGGAGCTTAGGTAGTTATTGTATATATGAGTATCACATG CCTTGCTCCATGGGATTTGCTACTGGCGGGAAAACATTCTTTCTATGGGGAGGGTGCATGATG ATGCATGCAGATGACTTCAGAAATGACAACTATAATGTTGTCTCAGGACTTAGAGATGGTGGATATTCTGATGATATGACTCTTGCAGCTATAGCTG GAGCTCATAAAAAACTCATCACATCTCCCCCAGTAGCTGTCTTCCCTCATCCACTCGCCAGTGATTTAAATTTTTCAAG GTATTGGAATTACTTGAGGAAGCAAACTTTTGTTTTGGAATCATATGTTTCAAAGGTTAATTGGATCATGAATCGTGCATTGTTTTCTGTACACTGTTATCTCTCATGGGGGTTTGTGGCACCATACGTTATGGCTGTGATCCATGTCACAGCGGCTCTTCGAATATGCTTCACAGGACAGAAGGAAGCACTTAATTCTAGTG GATTATTGCTTGTTGGCTGTCTAGTCACTTGCACTACAATCGAGTTACTTTCCATGTGGAATTTGACAAGGATCGAAGTTCATTTGTGCAACATGTTGTCCCCTGAAGCACCCCCATTATCACTTGCTACCTACAATTGGTGTCTT GTGTTTGTGGCAATGCTTGTGGACAATTTTCTATACACCATTTCCGCGTTTAGATCTCACTTCTCACTATCGATCAATTGGTCTGGCATTAGATATTACCTCAGGAATGGAAAAATTTACAAG ATTGACAGGGGGAAAGACATCGGCCCTAAATATACCGACCTTGGTGGAAAGAATTTGTATGGAAAAAAGGGATCGCCACCCCAAACTTCTCTAATTAGTTCACTAGCAAGGATGATAGATCAATGGCGACAGCCCAAGAAATACGATTTGTAG